A section of the Nanoarchaeota archaeon genome encodes:
- a CDS encoding MBL fold metallo-hydrolase, with product MPSLTFYGGVNEIGGNKILLKDCDTSIFLDFGMSFGRRAQFFEEFLTPRTSAGIKDYLAMGLLPDIKGIYRDDLLTHLGRRPEHPEVDGVLLSHAHADHANYISFLHKDIPIYCGNTCKAILDAVEESSQRDMESEVINFKKRPLFRKNYKDAPEERKFKLFRTGDKFKIGSLEIEPIHVDHSVPGAYGFIIWTSNGPIAYTGDLRLHGTHSEMTMDFMNKAKEAKPIAMITEGTRINTGKTDESEPKVFADSKKEVLKTRELAIADFNFKDVDRFRTFYNIAKESGRKLVISFRHACFLERYHKDKNLNVPDSKDANIMLLKPKRMTGTYCDEDYCDNNIKDRLNYPNIIVAEDIAKNPSKYLVVLNFWYFNTLIDMQSKGTYIHSLSEPFNEEMELSYGRMKNWLGYFGLNFFQSHCSGHICGADMKELIKEINAKELFPVHTEHPELFKKLSDKVNMIEEGKEYFL from the coding sequence ATGCCTTCCCTTACGTTTTACGGCGGTGTGAACGAAATAGGCGGCAACAAGATACTTCTGAAAGACTGTGATACTTCCATATTTCTTGACTTTGGCATGAGCTTTGGCAGGCGCGCCCAGTTCTTTGAGGAATTCTTAACGCCGAGAACGTCGGCAGGAATAAAGGATTATCTTGCAATGGGGCTCCTTCCGGACATAAAAGGGATTTACAGGGACGATTTACTGACGCACCTCGGAAGAAGGCCGGAGCATCCGGAAGTAGATGGAGTTCTTCTGTCTCATGCGCATGCAGACCACGCAAACTATATCTCGTTTTTGCATAAAGACATTCCCATTTACTGCGGGAATACCTGCAAAGCAATACTGGACGCAGTTGAGGAGTCCAGCCAGAGGGACATGGAAAGCGAGGTAATAAACTTCAAGAAACGGCCTCTTTTCAGGAAAAATTACAAAGACGCGCCAGAGGAGCGCAAATTCAAGCTATTTCGGACAGGCGATAAGTTCAAAATCGGCTCCCTTGAAATAGAGCCTATTCATGTGGACCATTCTGTTCCGGGAGCTTACGGATTTATCATTTGGACGAGCAACGGCCCTATCGCATATACCGGAGACTTGCGTTTGCATGGCACTCATTCTGAAATGACAATGGATTTTATGAATAAGGCAAAAGAAGCAAAGCCCATTGCAATGATAACTGAAGGAACAAGGATAAACACAGGCAAAACCGACGAATCCGAGCCAAAGGTTTTTGCGGATTCTAAAAAAGAGGTTTTGAAAACAAGAGAACTGGCAATAGCGGATTTCAATTTCAAGGATGTTGATCGCTTCAGGACGTTTTATAATATAGCCAAAGAATCCGGAAGAAAGCTTGTTATCTCGTTTCGGCATGCGTGCTTTCTTGAAAGATACCACAAGGACAAAAATCTGAATGTTCCGGATTCAAAAGATGCGAATATTATGCTCCTGAAGCCGAAGAGAATGACCGGAACATATTGTGATGAGGATTACTGCGATAATAACATCAAAGACCGGCTGAATTATCCGAACATAATCGTTGCCGAGGATATTGCAAAAAACCCTTCAAAATACCTTGTTGTCCTTAATTTCTGGTATTTCAACACATTGATAGATATGCAATCAAAAGGCACATATATCCATTCCCTTTCAGAGCCGTTCAACGAGGAAATGGAGCTGTCTTACGGGCGAATGAAAAACTGGCTGGGCTATTTCGGCCTGAACTTCTTTCAATCGCATTGCTCAGGGCATATTTGCGGCGCGGATATGAAAGAACTCATTAAAGAGATAAATGCGAAAGAATTGTTTCCTGTGCATACAGAGCATCCCGAACTGTTCAAGAAACTTTCTGATAAGGTGAATATGATTGAAGAAGGGAAGGAGTATTTTTTATGA
- a CDS encoding TIGR02253 family HAD-type hydrolase, with amino-acid sequence MIRAILFDLDQTLIDFITMKKKASKKAAQAMVKAGLKIGIKTAGKELFDFYLKNGIDGNTAFQEFIKKHNGEMNDRILAAALNAYLDAKRHYIKPYPDVIPTLKKLKKKGIKLAIVTDAPRLKAYMRLDSMGITEFFDVVVGFEDTGEQKPSSLPFKRALKELNVKPEEALMVGDWPDKDVLGAQKAGMKACWASYGAARPNPKIKADYEIKAFRELLDLL; translated from the coding sequence ATGATTCGCGCGATACTATTCGATTTGGACCAGACGCTCATAGACTTCATAACTATGAAGAAGAAAGCGTCAAAGAAAGCCGCTCAGGCTATGGTGAAAGCAGGCCTTAAAATTGGCATAAAAACTGCCGGAAAAGAACTGTTTGATTTCTACCTGAAAAACGGAATTGACGGAAATACGGCATTCCAGGAATTTATCAAAAAGCATAACGGAGAGATGAACGACCGCATCCTTGCTGCTGCATTAAACGCGTATCTTGATGCAAAAAGGCATTATATAAAGCCGTATCCTGACGTTATCCCAACGCTGAAGAAGCTGAAGAAAAAAGGCATAAAACTTGCGATTGTTACTGATGCGCCTCGACTAAAAGCATACATGCGATTGGATTCTATGGGGATTACCGAATTCTTTGATGTTGTCGTTGGCTTCGAGGATACTGGAGAACAGAAACCCTCTTCTTTGCCGTTCAAAAGGGCATTAAAAGAGCTGAACGTCAAGCCGGAAGAAGCTCTGATGGTCGGCGACTGGCCGGATAAAGATGTGTTAGGCGCGCAAAAGGCCGGGATGAAAGCGTGCTGGGCGTCTTATGGCGCGGCGCGTCCGAATCCCAAGATAAAGGCAGACTACGAGATTAAGGCGTTTAGGGAATTGCTAGATTTGCTTTAA
- a CDS encoding DUF4258 domain-containing protein gives MDKEELEEKLKRAAVIKFTEHALFQMNLRHIPKTMIVEFLKDKRPFDFIIEKDPRGKKYTVGYHISNSRDLYITLKFKNEGIYIITAIISSKKVIDNIRKRMGKWTKRRL, from the coding sequence ATGGATAAGGAAGAGCTGGAGGAAAAACTGAAGCGGGCAGCAGTAATAAAGTTTACCGAGCACGCATTGTTTCAGATGAATCTCAGGCATATTCCAAAGACTATGATTGTCGAGTTCCTGAAAGATAAACGGCCGTTTGATTTCATAATAGAAAAAGACCCGCGAGGCAAGAAATACACTGTCGGATACCACATAAGCAATAGCCGCGACCTTTATATCACGTTAAAGTTCAAAAATGAAGGTATTTATATTATAACTGCCATAATATCCAGTAAGAAGGTTATAGATAACATAAGAAAAAGGATGGGAAAATGGACAAAAAGGCGCTTGTAA
- a CDS encoding DUF2283 domain-containing protein yields MDKKALVNYDGEEDILSIVKSDSINNSARIGDVILDFDIDMRIVGVEIMNAGEFFEAFELSKEDFKSIKEARLSVHYSLDWAIVKITLFLNNRSVPIVKDFSIPSLDAQKQLADVEA; encoded by the coding sequence ATGGACAAAAAGGCGCTTGTAAATTATGATGGTGAAGAGGATATTTTAAGTATAGTTAAATCCGATTCTATCAATAACAGCGCAAGAATTGGTGATGTTATTCTTGATTTTGACATAGATATGAGGATTGTCGGCGTTGAGATAATGAACGCAGGGGAGTTTTTTGAAGCATTTGAATTGTCAAAGGAAGATTTTAAAAGCATAAAAGAGGCAAGGCTTTCAGTGCATTATTCTTTAGATTGGGCAATTGTAAAAATAACCTTATTCTTGAACAATCGAAGCGTTCCAATTGTAAAAGATTTTAGCATTCCTTCTCTGGATGCTCAGAAGCAATTGGCTGACGTGGAAGCGTAA
- a CDS encoding acylphosphatase, whose product MASLDGKTVKEVELIVSGDVQSVGFRQYAAKVARKLKLAGFAENIKDGTVLIHCKGNDEAISQFKKLINMKNPEAAPLIDVEDIKETQLAQGTIKQTTFEEKYSDSVAEMAQGFSTGIKYLNRLDANTQASFKQLDANTQSSFNRLDANTQASFKQLDANTQASFKQLDANTQASFKHMDEKYDKISQGMFSVVGAMEKRMEKTDKNIEALLKVLVEKKG is encoded by the coding sequence ATGGCGTCTTTAGACGGTAAAACTGTAAAGGAAGTTGAATTAATTGTTTCAGGCGATGTTCAGAGCGTCGGCTTCAGGCAATATGCTGCAAAAGTCGCAAGAAAGCTAAAGCTTGCAGGGTTTGCCGAGAACATTAAAGACGGCACTGTTCTAATTCATTGCAAGGGAAATGATGAAGCCATTAGCCAATTCAAGAAGCTTATTAATATGAAGAATCCCGAAGCAGCACCGCTTATAGATGTAGAAGATATAAAAGAAACACAGCTTGCGCAAGGAACGATTAAACAGACAACCTTCGAGGAAAAATACAGTGATTCTGTAGCTGAGATGGCGCAGGGATTTTCTACAGGAATTAAATATCTTAATCGTTTGGATGCGAATACGCAGGCAAGCTTTAAGCAGTTGGATGCGAATACACAATCAAGTTTCAATCGTTTGGATGCGAATACGCAGGCAAGCTTTAAGCAGTTGGATGCGAATACGCAGGCAAGCTTTAAGCAGTTGGATGCGAATACGCAGGCAAGCTTTAAGCACATGGATGAAAAGTACGATAAAATTTCTCAAGGCATGTTTTCGGTTGTAGGCGCTATGGAGAAGAGAATGGAAAAGACCGACAAAAACATTGAAGCACTATTAAAGGTTCTTGTTGAGAAGAAGGGCTAA